One genomic segment of Acaryochloris marina S15 includes these proteins:
- a CDS encoding pentapeptide repeat-containing protein, producing MHSHTLSQGRASVRRFLGALKGFSVNFKWHRHTEPLVIEGEDATDKVLEAYRRGVRNFDGSIFPDNADFCEQKLHRVSFAGARLTQAWFCCGSFRGACFANAFLEESSFDDSDCRGVDFSGANLAGAEFQNTDLKGAKFTDAQLQGAFFDRADLVGVDLTGANVQDAEFLDVRRVRSEPPFVEL from the coding sequence ATGCACAGTCATACTTTAAGCCAAGGAAGGGCAAGCGTCCGTCGCTTTTTGGGAGCTTTGAAAGGATTCTCCGTCAATTTCAAATGGCATCGCCATACAGAACCCTTAGTAATAGAAGGAGAAGATGCGACCGATAAGGTTTTAGAAGCCTATCGCCGTGGTGTTAGAAACTTTGATGGCTCAATCTTTCCTGACAATGCCGATTTTTGTGAGCAAAAGCTTCATCGAGTCTCCTTTGCAGGGGCAAGGCTGACACAGGCATGGTTTTGTTGTGGCAGCTTCAGAGGTGCATGTTTTGCTAATGCGTTCCTAGAAGAGTCTAGCTTTGACGATTCAGATTGCAGAGGTGTGGATTTCTCAGGAGCTAACTTAGCGGGAGCTGAGTTTCAGAACACGGATTTGAAAGGAGCGAAGTTCACTGATGCCCAACTGCAAGGTGCTTTCTTTGACCGCGCTGATCTGGTTGGCGTGGATCTAACAGGGGCCAATGTGCAAGATGCGGAATTCTTGGATGTACGCAGGGTTAGGAGTGAACCTCCATTCGTTGAGCTGTAG